The Anastrepha ludens isolate Willacy chromosome X, idAnaLude1.1, whole genome shotgun sequence genome includes a window with the following:
- the LOC128870248 gene encoding piggyBac transposable element-derived protein 3-like, whose amino-acid sequence MSSENEQRTTKEATVSPFDFMFSDSGILFVTWNDNSVVTVGTNYDRIAPLHTVKRWSRQERRKVNAQQPKLIAEYNSGMGGVDLHDQALNTYNIKFRGKKWWWPLFSTMISSCVVNAWKLYKMASKSQCDLLQYQREIVRFYLRNYNIRDISSKRSTTASIAGSSYNHFPKRISNQLRCRECHQRIRWICELCNHGYYRTPCVCDRVP is encoded by the exons atgtcctctgaaaacgaacaaagaactacaaaagaagcaacggtctccccgtttgattttat gttttctgactcaggaatactttttgtgaCGTGGAATGACAATAGCGTTGTGACAGTGGGAACAAACTATGATAGAATTGCAcctttacataccgtcaaacgatggtcaagacaagagaggcgcaaggtgaatgcccagcagccgaagttgatagcggaatacaactcaggaatgggaggagttgacctccacgaccaagctttgaatacttacaatataaagtttagaggaaagaaatggtggtggcctcttttctccacaatgataagctcgtgcgtagtaaacgcatggaagctttataaaatggcaagtaagagtcaatgcgacttgttgcaataccaacgtgaaattgtgcgattttatttacgcaattataatatccgggacatatcttcaaaacgatcgacaacggcatcaatagctggttcctcatataaccattttcccaaaaggatatcgaatcagctgaggtgcagggagtgtcaccaaagaattcgatggatttgcgAGTTATGCAAT